A single genomic interval of Arachis duranensis cultivar V14167 chromosome 7, aradu.V14167.gnm2.J7QH, whole genome shotgun sequence harbors:
- the LOC107472341 gene encoding uncharacterized protein LOC107472341, which produces MLEGDAQKWWQELYHTLQMELTDIPWNRFKTKFYGKYFLHAIRIAKELELMQLKQENMFVADYTREFNNLCHLSRVCQGNLADYKAWKCVQYEKGLRIGIFNCVSPQRLTDFPELVMKSQFTERYSMKSAMLQEGYGETTPDEPHRAGLGVCYKCGKPGHIARDCPHRLRQDAAESNSQT; this is translated from the coding sequence ATGTTGGAGGGAGATGCTCAGAAATGGTGGCAGGAGTTATATCATACCTTACAGATGGAGTTAACAGATATCCCTTGGAATAGATTCAAGACGAAATTTTACGGAAAATATTTCTTACATGCAATTCGCATTGCAAAGGAGTTGGAGTTAATGCAACTGAAGCAAGAGAATATGTTTGTTGCTGACTATACCCGTGAATTCAACAACCTGTGTCATCTCTCAAGAGTTTGTCAAGGAAATCTAGCCGACTATAAAGCGTGGAAGTGTGTTCAGTATGAGAAAGGGCTTAGAATAGGCATCTTCAACTGTGTGAGTCCGCAAAGGTTAACGGATTTCCCTGAATTGGTTATGAAAAGTCAATTCACAGAACGTTACTCCATGAAGTCAGCAATGTTACAGGAAGGCTATGGAGAGACTACTCCAGATGAGCCGCATAGAGCCGGACTAGGCGTATGTTACAAGTGCGGGAAGCCAGGGCATATAGCTCGAGATTGTCCACATAGGTTACGCCAGGATGCAGCCGAATCCAATTCTCAGACCTGA